CCTTGCTGCGAATTTCAGGAGGCGATGCCAGAAAACTGTTGAATGCCATAGAAATTATTGTCGGAACATCTTCTGTCAAGGATAATAAGATAGAGATTACCAATAAGACAACCACAGAAACAATTCAGCAGAATCTCACGCTCTATGACAAAAACGGCGAACAGCATTATGACATCATCTCTGCATTTATAAAATCAATGCGCGGCAGTGATCCCAACGCTACTGTTTACTGGCTGGCCAGAATGATTGAATCTGGTGAAGATCCGCTCTTTATTGCCAGGCGTATGCTAATTCTTGCTTCCGAGGATATAGGAAATGCCAATCCAAATGCTTTGTTATTGGCCAATGCCTGTTTTGACGCTGTTCATAAAACAGGTTATCCTGAATGCCGCATAATTCTTTCGCAATGTGCCACTTATCTTGCTTGCTCGGCCAAAAGCAATGCCTCCTATATGGCAATTGATGATGCACTTGCTCTGGTTAGAAAAAAGGGAGATTTGCCGGTTCCCTTGCAGATTAGAAATGCGCCAACCAGGTTGATGAAGAATATGGGCTACGGGAATGATTATAAATACGCACACAGCTTTGAAGGAAATTTCACTGAGATGGAATTTTTACCTCCTGAAATCTCGGGAACCCTTCTTTATAATCCGGGAGCAAACGCACGTGAAGAAGAGTTTCGCAACCGGTTAAAATCACTTTGGAAAAATAAATACCAATATTAATAAATTCCCCAATGAACAACATTCAGCTTCCCGAAATCAGTGGTTTGAAACATTATGCCAACCGCAATTTTTTCTTAATTGCCGGCCCTTGTGTGGTTGAAAACGAATCAATGCCCCTTGAGATAGCATTAAAAATTAACCAAATCACCACGCAACTGGAAATTCCATTCATTTTTAAAGCTTCTTATAAAAAAGCCAATCGCTCAAAATCATCCTCATTCAGCGGAATAGGTGATCAAATAGCACTTAAAAGCATCGGCCATGTAAAATCAGCACTTGGAATACCTGTTATTACTGACATTCATTCAGTTGATGATGCTTCAATGGCCGCAGAATATGTAGATGCCCTGCAAATTCCGGCTTTCTTATGCCGGCAAAGTGATTTACTTGCAGCAGCAGCAGCCACAGGTAAATGGGTTAATATCAAAAAAGGACAATTTCTTTCTCCTGAGTCGATGAAATTTGCAGTTGAAAAGGTGAAAGACAACGGAAATAATCAAGTAATGGTTACTGATCGGGGCACGATGTTTGGCTACCAGGATTTGATTGTTGACATGAGATCCATTCCTATAATGAAAAAAATGGGAGTTCCGGTAATTCTTGACATTACCCATTCGTTGCAACAGCCTAATCAGGCAGAAGGAGTAAGCGGTGGTAATCCTGCAATGATTTCAACCATTGCCATGGCCGGAATTGCAGCTGGCGCTGATGGAATTTTCCTGGAAACTCATCCTGACCCTAAAAATGCCAAATCAGACGGAGCCAATATGCTCCCACTGCATTTGCTTGAAAAATTACTGCATGATTTGGTTATTATGAGACAGGCTTATCTCCAGACGTTAGAGCCGTAATTAATAGTTATTCAGATACCCCCGGGAAGATAATTGCCGTGCTTATTTCTAAAAGCCTGGATGTAACAAAAAGAATACCCAAAATAGAAATACACATGATCATAACAAATGCGGGTCTCTTTAGCGCATGTGTATTCAATAGCACAGGAAGTCCTGTCCATAACAAATAAACACTGTATAGCCCGGGAATGAGTGTCCAGGTTAATGAAGCATGAAGATTGGCTACTACATACAACATGTAAAGTGGTGTAAGAGAATATATTATCAGTTTTCCGGAACGGATAAAATCTTTATTTGAGCCAAATTTACCGGCTAGACCATACAAGAAAATAGTAGCCAGAATAACGATAGCAACCTGGAGGATGATAAAAAAAGCAGACTGAATTAAAGGTAAAGAAAACTTGTAGGCATCAATATCCAATTCATTCTTCACGTAAAGGAAACTTCCAATGAATTGAGAAATGGCACCTGCCAATATTAGCGGAAAGGCATATGAGATAAAGACCTCTTTTAAAGAGCGTTTTTCGAGATTTATCACTTTCCATTCCCACCTGGGGAACAAAAGAATATTCCTGATTCGGCTTTGACTTTTATTATCCATTTTCCGCTGCATTTATTCAGAAACAGCATGCATAATAGCACCACTTTCGGGATGAAACATAACGTTTGACATATTTCCTGCCGGGAGATAAGTAATGAGTCCCATTTGCGAAATGATCATTTCTTTTTCAGCAATTTCCATACCTCCCACCCTAAGTGACACTTCTGCCAATTCTGGAATCCGGTAATAAAAACCATGAAGTTTTCTTGAAGCCTGTTCTCTTCTGAGAACAAAATCTTCAATGGCCTTATTGCGATTTAACGGAGTAATGATAACACTTACCGACTCTCCAACTGAACCCGATTTTTCCATTACTCCCTTATTTTTTGCAAAGCGACAAATAGTTTCCAACGTACCTTCTTTTGAAGATTCAGGCGTAACAGAAAATGTATGCTTTTCTACTGATTTCCGCTTTATTCCTTGAAAGAGAGCAAGATATTCCTTTTCCATTTTATTTAACTGGTCTATCATAAATTCAAGGCTCTCGCGCGAATAATTAACTTCCTGATAACCTGTTATCAGGCTGAATTTACTATCTTCAATCTTATAAATCAACTCTGCAATTTCGCGAGCCTGTTGCTCGGGTGTCCGTTCTGATAAACTGCGCTTCAGAACCTTTTCTTCAATTGTGGTCGTATCAATGCTGATGCGCCGGACTACCGTGTCAATTTTTTCAATAATTACAGGTTTCAGGAGTTCTCTGAATGGTTTGATATTTTCGTCTGAGTAATCGCCTGTAAGTAAAGCACTTTTCAAATTATTACTTATATTTTTGATATCGGTAAAGCCCCCGATGTATCCCTTTTCAGACATAGTAACCAAAAGCGATCTGCTATCTTTCACTTTTTCGTCAATTTCAATAAAATAAAATTGCTCAGGATCAACCTCAGAGAATGTACTTAATTCAACATTTTCAATTTCATAAGATATTGAATTTTCAGTGATTAAATCAGATAAGCCGAGTAATTTAAAAGCATAATCGGCATAAGGACCTTTGAAGCTTTCAGTTTTTACAACATCAAAATTCACCTGAATCACACTCCGGGGCAAACTATATATTATCCCATCCTTTTCGGTTGATGGGTTAGCACCTTTAAATGGCACCACATTAATTTGGCTAAAAACCGAAAAAGAAAGGCTTAAAAAGAGCAAGAGAATGACAAAACGCTTGAGTGCGTGCCTGAATGATTTCATATTAGCTGGTTTACGCTTCAAAGTTAGTGAAATTTTAAATCAATGGTTGAACCACTTTAACTCTTCACAGGGATATCTTTAGAAAAAGCAAATCTGTAATCCAGAATTAAACAACATCTAATCACTTGTTATTTAGTTATATAAAACTAAAATATCAATACTCTCAGATTAATAAAAGCATTCATTTCCATCATTACATGCATAATTTTGCTCTGACAAAAAGAATATTTGTATTTTTGGTAATGTAAATTACAATGACTTTTATGAGCAAACAATCCAGGCCTGACAAGTACTCCTCAACTGATAATCAAACACAACCTATTTTCCGTGACAGTCCTCAGCGAAGTCTGATAAAAGCCCTTACATATCGGGTGATGGCTTCAGGGGTTATGTTTGTTGTTTTTTTTATCATTTTCAGAAGCACAACCAAGCGTACTTTAAACGAGAGCCTGGGCGATGCAACACTTATTAGTATTATTGATTTTACGGTAAAACTGGCAATTTATTATTTTCATGAGCGTATCTGGTCTGGCATTATCTGGGGCAGATACTGGAAAAAAAATTATTGGGTCAGAAGAGCCTGGAAACGTGCCTATCGTAAAGCTCACAAATAGAAATAAGAAGTTTACTTTTTTTACTCCTGTTATTTCAGAAAAATATAAAAGCCCCGGGAAACACCCGGGGCTTTTATATGATTATTGAATTAACTGATTATCTCACAAACAGGAGTTCCCTGTATTTAGGCAATGGCCACAACTCATTGTCGACCAATAACTCAAGTTTATCGACATGATAGCGGATTATATCAAAATACGATAGTACATCTTCCCGATAAGCAAGGGCCTGCTTTTCAACATTATCAATAGCATTGGCAATTTTTCGGGCTTCCGTCATTTTATGAACCTCAGTGCGGATAACGGCAATATGTTCAGAAATTTCTCTGATAGTATCAAGCTGGTTTTTTGAAAGCGCTGTATAGGTTTTTGAATCAAGAACTTCTTTCAGTCCCTTTACATTTTCAATCAACTGGTTTTGATATCTGATAGCAATAGGAACAATATGGTTGATGGCCAAATCACCCATTACCCTGGACTCAATCTGAACTTTTCGTGTATAATTTTCAAGTTTGATTTCGTAACGGGCTCGGACTTCACGTTCAGATAGCACCTGATGCTCTTCAAACAACCTGATGGCTTCCTTTCTAAGCAAACTCTTAAGAGCATGCGGGGTATCGGGTATATTTGACAAACCTCTTTTAGCTGCTTCTTTCACCCATTCTTCACTATAACTGTTTCCTTCAAACCTGATACGTTTCGACTCGGCAACGTATTTCTTAACAACCCTAAAGATTGCATCTTCTTTTTCAACGCCGTCAGCCATAAGTTTATCTGCTTCCTGTCTGAATTTGCGAAGTTGATCAGCAACAATCAGATTAAGAGCTATCATAGGTTTAGCGCAGCTGGAAGTTGAACCAACAGCTCTGAATTCAAATTTATTGCCTGTAAAAGCAAAAGGAGATGTTCTGTTACGGTCAGTATTATCAAGCAGAATTTCAGGAATTTTAGGAATATTGATGTTCATTCCTTTTCCGCTTGTTTTCCTTTTAAGGGAAGCTTTATCAAGTTTTTCAATCTGGTCGAGAGTATCGCTTAATTGAGAGCCGATAAAGGCTGAAATAATAGCAGGAGGAGCCTCATGGCCACCCAGTCTGAGATCATTACCAGCCGAAGCTATATATGCTCTTAACAAATCGGCATGAGTGTCAAGGGCTTTGAGAATACTCGAGAGAAAAACAAGAAATTGCAGATTTGCCTGTGGAGTTTTACCAGGCGACAAGAGATTTTCGCCTGTATTAGTACTCATTGACCAGTTATTGTGCTTCCCTGAGCCATTTACACCTGCGTAAGGCTTTTCGTGCAGTAATACGGTATAACCATGACGTTTACCAACTTTTTCGAGCAAATGCATAATCAGCTGATTGTGATCAACGGCAACATTTACTTCCTCATAAACAGGAGCACATTCAAATTGATTGGGGGCAACTTCATTGTGCCGGGTTCTTACAGGAATTCCCAAACGATGTGCTTCATATTCAAATTCACGCATAAATTCAATCACTTTTTCAGGAATAATACCAAAATAGTGATCAGATAACTGTTGATCTTTTGCACTTGAATGACCAAACAATGTCCGACCTGAAAGTGATAAATCAGGTCTGGCATTATATAAGGCGGTGTCAACCAGAAAATACTCCTGTTCCCATCCCAGTGTAGCAAAAACTCTTTTTACATTTTCATCAAAATACTGACATACCGCTGTAGCTTCGCGGTCAAGCGAACTGGAAGCTTTGAGCAGAGGTGTTTTATAATCAAGAGCTTCTCCTGTATAAGAAACAAAAATGGTAGGAATACAAAGTGTGCGATCCATTATAAACGCAGGAGAAGTGGGATCCCAGGCAGTATATCCCCTGGCCTCGAAAGTATTGCGAATTCCGCCGCTGGGGAAACTCGAAGCGTCAGGTTCCTGTTGGATTAATTCATTCGCATTAAAAGCTTCAATTGCATGTCCGTCGCCTGTTGGAAAAACAAAAGCATCATGTTTCTCTGCGGTTGAGCCAGTTAACGGATGAAACCAATGGGTAAAGTGTGTGGCTCCCTTGCTTAGCGCCCACGATTTCATAGCTGAAGCTACCTGATCGGCTATTAATCTATCAATTTTTACGCCCATTTCGGCGGCATGCACTACAGAATTGAAAGCCTCTCTAGACATGTATTCACGCATAACTGACTGATTAAATGCCAGTTCACCGTAATAATCGGATATCCTATCCGGATAAACAGGCAATTGCCTTCGCGGACGTGCCATTGCCATTTCAAGCGCCTTAAATCTGATGTTGCTCATGAGTAATAGTGTTAAATGAAACAATGATTGAAAACAAACTGCAAGTATTTTTGTTGATTGCAGCTTGTTTTCTTTTCATTTCTTTAAAACCTTTAGTGTGTGAATTACTTTTTTCTGGTAAGGATTAGCAATCCTATAAAAGTGAATAATCCATTGATAACCAGCAATTCAAAGCCAAAAATGTAGCCTTTGAGTAACCAGGAAGAATTCACACTAAGGAAATAGCTTAGGATTGGCGATAGAATCGCGACAAGAGGCACCCATTTATCGTTCACCTCAAACTTCGTAAACAGGCCAAAAGTGTATAAACCGAGTAATGGTCCATAAGTATAACCTGCAATTGTAAATAACTTGTTTATAACAGATTGATCGCTGATTGATCTAAAAATTACGACAAGTAAGGTAAGAAACACAGCAAAACTGAGGTGTATTCCCATTCTCACTTTAATTTTTTTGCTTTCAGGCCATATTTTCTTTTTAAGCCCGATAATATCCACACTGAAAGAGGTGGTTAAAGCAGTAAGTGACCCGTCTGCGCTCGAGAATGCCGCAGCTACAAGTCCAATCATAAATACGATACCAGCAAAAGCCCCATGATATTTAAGTGCTATTGTCGGAAATAAATCATCCGTGCTGACAGGAACAGGGACTCCTATTTCCGAAGCATATAAATATAATAGAGCGCCTAAAAAAAGAAATAAAAGATTTACCGGAACCAACATCCAGCTGAGCAAATAAATGTTTTTCTGAGCATCTTTAAGATTTCTGCAAGTAAGATTCTTTTGCATCATATCCTGATCGAGCCCTGTCATCACTACGGCAATAAAAGCACCACTGATAAATTGTTTAAGAAAAAAGCGCTTATCGTTAATATCTGTATAGAGAATTTTAGAATAATCACTTTTATTTACTTTTTGCAACAAATCATGCAAGCCAAGACCCAAATCTGTTGAAATAAAATATACTGAAACAGCCACCGCCGCCAACATAAAAGTAGTTTGAAGTGTATCTGTCCAGACAATCGTTTTTATACCACCTTTGAAAGTATATAAAAGTATAAGCCCCATAAAAAGGGACACATTCACAAAAAAAGGAATGCCCCAACTATCAAATACAAAGAGCTGAAGTACATTTACAACAAGATAAACCCTGAATGATGAGCCGATACTGCGCGATAACAAAAAAAAGGACGACCCGGTTTTATAAGTATTTTTCCCAAAACGTTGTTCAAGATAGCTGTAAATTGAAGTCAGGTTTCGACTATAATACATCGGCAACAGCACCTGTGCAATAAAGGCATACCCTACCAGATACCCAAAAACAATCATCATATAGGAAAACCCTGATGAACCTACTTCGCCAGGAATTGAAATGAAAGTAACTCCTGATAAAGAAGCACCAATCATCCCATAAGCAACTACAAACCAGGGTGATGATTTATTTCCGGAATAATAAGTTTCGTTGTTGGATTTTCTGCCGGTTATAGCAGCAATAATAAAAAGGAGGGCTGAATAAGATAAAAAAATTGCTACAATCGCTAATGGATGCACGTTAAACAGTTAAGTGATTCCTTATCTCAAATTTTTTGCAAAGGTAATCAAATCAGGGTAAACAAAATCGACTAATTTCGGAAATTTTCTTGCCATTTCAGCACTACCAATGAATACTGTTTTCATTCCCAGTCGTTTACCAAACAAAATATCTCCAAAAGAATCTCCAACCATCACTGATTTTTTAAATGAAATTTCTTTAAAATCTTTTTTAGCCAATAAGCCCATACCTATTGAAGGTTTGCGGGTAAAGTGCTTTTCGCTTTTGAGATAGGGAGAAAAATAGACTTTATGAATAACACCTCCAGCATGTTCAACAGCTTGTAGCATATGAATGTGAATCTCATTTAATTCATCTATAGTCATCAATCCTTTTCCTACCCCCTGCTGGTTAGTAACTACCACAATTTTTTGGAAAAGTGCTGAAAATATTTTGATGGCCTCCAGTGTCCCATCAATAAAATGAAACAACTCCTTTGACTTCACATAATCATCAGGAATTCTTTCATTAATAACGCCATCCCGGTCGAGAAACAGCGTCCAGTTTTTATCGATCTTTAAACTCATTGAATTCTTTTTGAGCTCTTAAATAATCATCTGGAATGCCAATATCAAGAAAGTAGTCGCTAAAAATTTGGGCTTTATACCACCTGGGATCTAATTTTTTTTCAAAAAAATCTTTTTCAAGTGAGAACTTTTCAGGAAAGTCAAGTCCATTAAAATACCTTGCTTTAATCAGATATATTCCACCATTGATAAAACCAGAAGCTGCACGGTCTGATTTTTCATGAAAACCTAGGATACTACCATCAGATGAACATTCAACCAAGCCATACCTTGAAGCATTCTCAACAAAACGCAAGGCTACTGAAACTTTAGCCAGTTCTTCAATATGTCTTTGAAAAAACTGATCGAGGTTAATGCAAAACAAAGTATCGCCATTCATCACCAAAGCGTGAGGAGAAAGTACATGTTGAAACGCAAGTTTCACTGCTCCTCCTGTCCCAAGTGGTACATCTTCTTTAGAATAAACCAATTCTAGATTTTTGTAACTATTACCGAAGTAATCCTCAATAGCATTACTCAGGTAACCGGTTGAAAGAATTACCCTTTTAAACCCGAATTGATTAATAAAGTCAAATTGATATTCAAGAAAAGGATTCCCATTGACAGGAGCCATAGCCTTGGGTAGATTTTGCACAGAATCGCGTAACCTGGTACCAAGTCCTCCTGCCAGAATAATGATATCGGGGAAATCCATAAACATGTTAGCGAGGGAATAATTTTGCTTCAACCAATTCGCAAATGATATGGCCAACTGTAATGTGCGATTCCTGAATTCGTGGGGTATCTTTTGAAGGAATATTTAAGAGCACATCAGATAAATCCTTCATTTTACCACCGGTTGCACCAGTGAAGCCAATATTTATCATACCCAGTTCCCGGGAAGTCTGCATTGCCTTAAGAATATTGGAAGAATTTCCAGACGTAGAAATTGCGACTAAAACATCTCCTTTTACACCCTTTGCTTTAACCAGTCTTGAATAAACTTCATCGTATGAATAGTCATTGGCAACTGCTGTCATATAACTTGAGTTAACATGCAACGCTTCAGCATCTAAGGGGCTTCTGTCATAATAAAACCTTCCTGAAAATTCAGCTGCCAGGTGCTGGGCATCTGCAGCACTTCCACCATTTCCACAGAAGAGTACTTTTTTGCCATCCACAAAGGCCTTCACAATTACGTTGACAGTTTCCTCAATACGATTTAACAGCTGCGTGTCTTCCATTACTGATTTTTTTACATCAACAGAAGATTGCAGTATTTCTTTGATACGATTTTGCATTGAACTTCAATTTTGCGGCAAAAGTAATTAAAACTCACCTTCCGGGGAGGTACAATCAATAAAAATCACAGATTAGATAGTCCAGGTGGTAAGCCCGACGGTAGTAAAATCATAACGTTTAGACTCGCCACCATACTTTTTGAGTGCATCAATCACATATGACCTTGACTCACCCGGGCAATAAAAAATCATAAAACCTCCGCCCCCAGCACCACTAATTTTCCCGCCTGAAGCACCATTTTTGCGGGCTGTTTCATAAATATCATCCAGCAATGGATTGGTAATTTCATCTGCCATCTGTTTTTTAAAAGTCCACCCAAAATCAAGAATTTCTCCAATTCGGTCAAGATCACCTCTAAGCAAGGCTTCCTTCATCATAACCGATTGTTTTTTGAGTTGATGCATGGCTTCAATAGACTTTACATTATTGCTGATAACATTAGCTGATTGAGCCTCAATGATTTTTGAAGAGAATCGACTGGTTTGCGTATAAAAAAGCACCAGATTATGCGCCAGTTCATTCAGATAAATATCTTTAATTCGCAAAGGATTAACAATGACTTTATCATTAGCAGAGAACTCCATAAAGTTAACTCCACCAAAAGTGGCAGCATATTGGTCCTGCTTTCCACCAGCCATTCCCAGGTCATTTCTCTCAATTTCGTATGCAAGCCTGGCTAAGTCATACTCACCCAAGGGAAGTTTAAGCCATTCTGCAAAAGCACCCAGGATGGCCACAACGAGCGTTGAAGAAGTTCCTAATCCAGAGCCTGCGGGAGCATCAACGCGGGTTGAAAGTGTAAATGACAGCGGTTGATGACTGAAATCCTTAACAATGCGGTTGTAAATCCCTCTGTGAAGATTTAAAATACCATTGACTGGCAGAGATTCCGCTTTTTCAAATTCGTAGTACTCATTCTTATCTATTGAATGAAATACAATTTTCCCATCAGTTCGAGGAACGATAGTAGCATAAGCATAAAGGCTTATGGTAGCGTTTAAAATTGCGCCCCCGAAAAGGTCGGAATAGGGTGATACATCAGACCCTCCCCCTGCAAGTCCTATTCTAAGTGGTGCCTTACTTCTGTAAATCATTGAATTCTAAACCTATTTTTTATTACATAGAATGACTTTTTGGTTTAAATAGCCCTGGTCAGTCAAGAGAAGAACAGTATAAATTCCATTTGCAAAACCAGACAAATCGAATTGAACCCCTGCAGCACTATTTAAAGAAGTAAAATCTCCATGTTCGAAAACCAACTTTCCGTCCATTCCTATAACCTTTAAACTTTGAAAATTTACAGGATTTCCACCCTTGGTAACATTAATTATACCATCGGTGGGACTAGGAAATATATTTACTTGCTTTTCAACACTTTGAGCATCTATACCCAATGCTGATGATCTAACAGTATCGCAAAAAGTCAACAAGTTACAATTATTTGACACGGTTAAACATACTAAATACGCTCCATCAGAATTATATTGATGTACGGGTTCTTTCAAATAAGAATAAAAGCCATCGCCAAAATTCCAGGTATATTGTGCTTCTGGATCATTTAACATTGGGACAAATGAAACAGAATTTTGATAATTTTGAAAACTAAATTGTGCGTCCACTAAACTACACACATTCACGGAATCGCAAGTAGTTATTGTATCACAACCGTTACTCGCTGTAAGACAAACATTATATTTCCCTTGAGTTTGGTATGTATGAACAGGCTCTAAAAGACTTGAATAAAAACCATCACCAAAATCCCACCAATAATTGGTATTATTTTCAGGAATAAGAGTAAAACTTACTTCTTTCGGCATACCTGTTAATGAAAAAGCAAAACTGGGATCTGGTGTTACACAAGAAATGAACTCTATTTCCAATAATGGTCTCTTGGATGGGTCAATGTGATTACTTGAAGCAAATACTAATGAGCTATATGTCTCCTCCTCCAACAGTTTCATTAAAAAACCATAATTTTTTTCCGGGTTTTTATGGAAATAGTCTATTTGATTAGTCACATCAATATTAAGATAATCCTGAGTTTTATATTGCGACTGAGGTAAGATGATTGAATTCGCTAAAGTTGTTGAGGGTTGATCATCCCATTTTGTTTGATATTGATCCCAATCAGAAGTTATCATTAACAGATACGATGAATTATTTCCGGCATGCAATTGTTGATGTCCTGAGGTTGTATTACAAAAAAGTGACAATCTTGCACCCAATATTATTGAACCTGATGGAATTGCTGAAAGATCGAACTTGATTAAACTTCTTTGAATAAATGCACCCAAATTTACTGTCCATGCATTCGCAATAAAATCATCATCATGCCAGATTGGAAAATCCATATCTGTCCTAACTTCAGCATCATAGCCATCTTGAGGACCAGGCCGGATTGCAATGCTTTCCACATTTTGAGCCTTCGTTTGAACGCCCAATAAAATAAACAATAGCCCAATAACAATAGGTTTCAGGGATTTCATATTGAAAATTTATTAATATTTATACTAAAATTAAAATTTCTCAATCACATCCAATAATCCATTCCATGAAAACCTATCCCTTTCGATTTTCACATTTTCAATGAATTCATTTTCCCGTTTTTCATTATAATATTTATAGATAGCCTCCCTTATAGCAGCTGGGTTAGGATTAACAACATATCCAACTTTCCCATCTGGTATCATTTCGGAAAGACCTCCAACATTAGTAGTAATCATAGGTTTTCCAAAATGATAAGCAATCTGTGTTACTCCACTTTGAGTAGCATGCTTATACGGTTGTACAACGATGTCGCAAGCACAAAAATACAAATAAACTTCAGTATTCGGAATAAAATTAGTTCTTAATTCAATATAATCTTCTAATTCATATGTTTTAATTAAATTTAAGTACCTATCCTCATTACCATAAAATTCGCCTGCAACAAGAAGTTTCAAAGATAAATCCTTGATCTTATTGTCATTAATTGCTTCTAACAATAAGTCAAGTCCCTTATAATCACGAATAAATCCAAAAAACAATAAATATTTTTTATCCAGATCAAGATTCAGTCGGTTCTTTGCCTCATCTTTAGAAATTGAGTCACCGAAATTATCATATAGGGGATGCGGATAATATACTTTGGGTTTCTTTTGATCAAATTTACCTAAATCTTGTAGAACTGCTCTTGACATAGCAATGAATGCATCAACTGAATTAACAAAATACTTAACAAGTGGTATATCACCCATTCTTTTCTCATGTGGTATAATGTTATCTGTAATTGCAATAACCCTGGTTTTACTTTTCCATCGTAAAATCCTACAAATAGTCCCCAAACAAGGTGACATAAAAGGAAGCCAAAACCTGACAACAACAAAATCAGGCTTTAATCTACTAATTTCCATCGCTGTTAGTACCCAATTTACTGGATTAATAGAATTAATCCTTACTCGTATATTAAGATTTTCTGGTGGAGGTTCATTAGAAAACTGAGTAGTTCCAGGGAATAAAAATGATGGATATTGCAAACTAAAAGTAAAAATTACAACATCTTCACCTCGCTCCATAAATGCTTTAGCTAACCGTTCATTAAACGTTGTAATCCCTCCCCCTCTCAGCGGATAAGCAGAACCAATTATAACAACTTTCTTTTTGGGTTGCATCAATGTATTTTATATGCTTGTATTTCAATCAGTTGATTTAGCTTTCTTCTTCAACCAGATAATGGTTGCGATCACTCGAGCTTCTGCTTATTAATTCTCCTAAAAATCCGGCAAGAAATAGCTGAGACCCTAAGACCATGGCTAAAAGACCAAGGTAAAAAAGTGGTCTTTCGGTCA
This Lentimicrobiaceae bacterium DNA region includes the following protein-coding sequences:
- a CDS encoding replication-associated recombination protein A: MSKLPPLAEQLRPDGFDDYVGQKHLIGMDGVLRKAIESGHLPSMIFWGPPGVGKTTLAYIISQKLNRDFFTLSAINSGVKDIREVIELAGRKGLGAILFIDEIHRFSKSQQDSLLGAVEKGIVTLIGATTENPSFEVISPLLSRCQVYVLKSLTEEELRFIINKAIQKVSTSTGINLIIKEDEALLRISGGDARKLLNAIEIIVGTSSVKDNKIEITNKTTTETIQQNLTLYDKNGEQHYDIISAFIKSMRGSDPNATVYWLARMIESGEDPLFIARRMLILASEDIGNANPNALLLANACFDAVHKTGYPECRIILSQCATYLACSAKSNASYMAIDDALALVRKKGDLPVPLQIRNAPTRLMKNMGYGNDYKYAHSFEGNFTEMEFLPPEISGTLLYNPGANAREEEFRNRLKSLWKNKYQY
- the kdsA gene encoding 3-deoxy-8-phosphooctulonate synthase, with product MNNIQLPEISGLKHYANRNFFLIAGPCVVENESMPLEIALKINQITTQLEIPFIFKASYKKANRSKSSSFSGIGDQIALKSIGHVKSALGIPVITDIHSVDDASMAAEYVDALQIPAFLCRQSDLLAAAAATGKWVNIKKGQFLSPESMKFAVEKVKDNGNNQVMVTDRGTMFGYQDLIVDMRSIPIMKKMGVPVILDITHSLQQPNQAEGVSGGNPAMISTIAMAGIAAGADGIFLETHPDPKNAKSDGANMLPLHLLEKLLHDLVIMRQAYLQTLEP
- a CDS encoding DUF4831 family protein, translating into MKSFRHALKRFVILLLFLSLSFSVFSQINVVPFKGANPSTEKDGIIYSLPRSVIQVNFDVVKTESFKGPYADYAFKLLGLSDLITENSISYEIENVELSTFSEVDPEQFYFIEIDEKVKDSRSLLVTMSEKGYIGGFTDIKNISNNLKSALLTGDYSDENIKPFRELLKPVIIEKIDTVVRRISIDTTTIEEKVLKRSLSERTPEQQAREIAELIYKIEDSKFSLITGYQEVNYSRESLEFMIDQLNKMEKEYLALFQGIKRKSVEKHTFSVTPESSKEGTLETICRFAKNKGVMEKSGSVGESVSVIITPLNRNKAIEDFVLRREQASRKLHGFYYRIPELAEVSLRVGGMEIAEKEMIISQMGLITYLPAGNMSNVMFHPESGAIMHAVSE
- a CDS encoding DUF2061 domain-containing protein; its protein translation is MSKQSRPDKYSSTDNQTQPIFRDSPQRSLIKALTYRVMASGVMFVVFFIIFRSTTKRTLNESLGDATLISIIDFTVKLAIYYFHERIWSGIIWGRYWKKNYWVRRAWKRAYRKAHK
- a CDS encoding glutamine synthetase III, producing MSNIRFKALEMAMARPRRQLPVYPDRISDYYGELAFNQSVMREYMSREAFNSVVHAAEMGVKIDRLIADQVASAMKSWALSKGATHFTHWFHPLTGSTAEKHDAFVFPTGDGHAIEAFNANELIQQEPDASSFPSGGIRNTFEARGYTAWDPTSPAFIMDRTLCIPTIFVSYTGEALDYKTPLLKASSSLDREATAVCQYFDENVKRVFATLGWEQEYFLVDTALYNARPDLSLSGRTLFGHSSAKDQQLSDHYFGIIPEKVIEFMREFEYEAHRLGIPVRTRHNEVAPNQFECAPVYEEVNVAVDHNQLIMHLLEKVGKRHGYTVLLHEKPYAGVNGSGKHNNWSMSTNTGENLLSPGKTPQANLQFLVFLSSILKALDTHADLLRAYIASAGNDLRLGGHEAPPAIISAFIGSQLSDTLDQIEKLDKASLKRKTSGKGMNINIPKIPEILLDNTDRNRTSPFAFTGNKFEFRAVGSTSSCAKPMIALNLIVADQLRKFRQEADKLMADGVEKEDAIFRVVKKYVAESKRIRFEGNSYSEEWVKEAAKRGLSNIPDTPHALKSLLRKEAIRLFEEHQVLSEREVRARYEIKLENYTRKVQIESRVMGDLAINHIVPIAIRYQNQLIENVKGLKEVLDSKTYTALSKNQLDTIREISEHIAVIRTEVHKMTEARKIANAIDNVEKQALAYREDVLSYFDIIRYHVDKLELLVDNELWPLPKYRELLFVR